The DNA segment acagcattttttgttattttagcaaATCCTTGTGAACAGGGATCATTTGGATAATGATGTCATCTgtacaaaaaacattttcaaaaacgcAAAACTTTTCTGTTTTTAGTACACTCTTGTTGTGTAAACCTACCCGTAGTCAGGTCTGTGGATCACCATAAAGTTAATCTGTTCTAATAAGCTTTATGAAACAAGTCATTGATTATTATGACTACTAGTCTCGAACTATTTAGTGTATGCCTGACCTATAGTATAGTTAGTTACTGGTTGCCGTAGCAGATACACTATGTATTGGGGTTAAAATTAGACGTTAGACTAAGATACAACATAAAAACTATAAAaggaaaaattcatttttttattttgtattcatttttttagttgttttcatCAAGCCTGTATGGAAAAGCTGttcacacacactgaagtgctCGGATGAACAAATCAGGTGTCATTCCTGCCTTTGCATGTGCAAAACTACTTTCTTCTGCTGGCTTACATGATTATGACAAAAAAGCATCACATTTTTTCTATTGTATTAGATATTTCTTCAACTCCATTGTCATTTATTCAATGAAAAATGCTTAATGATGTTTGTTGAACAGTCCAGACAATGCTTGAATCGATGTTAGCAAAGTTATTTCAAAGTTGTCTGGATCTTGACATTTGCATTTTTCTCAACTCATTTCTTGGTACGGCAAATCGCAAAAATTTCCGCAATCTGACCTGATTGCCTTAATTGTGTTGTGTTGTACAGTTTTTCCTCTCACGGAGATCGCTGTTGTGTGTTCGTAATGCTCAGAGAGAGAACAAAAGCAGTGTTGACATCAGTTTATAGGTACTGTGTTGCAAAAAGCATTTGGTCCATATCTTTCAGTGGCTTCATATAGTTAAGGTTTAATCATATCTTAGTGTTAATACTATTTGTTTGGTGTGGAAATGATTGGATTTATCCAGTTTCCATTCTGCTGTAAGTTCTACCTGTGAGCGATAGTAATAAACTACTGGATTTGTCGCGAGCAGAACCAGTAGGAAAgaaactctgtctgtctgtaggctATTTTCAGTGTAAACAGTATGTAGCATTAGAAAGCATTCAGTAAACGTTTTTGAAACGTTTCTTGCTGCAGTTGAGGGGTCAGTAGAAGTTAATGGAGTTTGGGTAAAGTGTCCTTATTCTCTGATCACTGCCACCCCCATTTCTCCTGCCCACTCCACTGTCTGTGTGCAATATTTCATAAACTATAAACTACTTTGAGCATACTAATCATTTGTCTTGTTTAACATTCTCTGAATCATATAGAATATGAGGattcacattataaatgtataaagagCTAATTGGGAACCAGTTGACAGTATTGTTCTGAAATagtattcatattatattattatttattattattttagaagttAATCAGTTAATCTAGACATTATTTGGTCTCCTTATGAAACCTCCTATTTGTGGATATCCTCAAATTACCtgatagttaatatatatatacatatatacatatatttctcCCCTACAAGTACATAACTTTTTTGTAAAGAAGTACAAATTTTGGTGTATTTTCGCATAACCTTAAGGTCCTTTGGTCACCTTTAATGTCAGTTAATGTAGCCAATCCTCAGGACCAACATTGCTgttgttattagtattattattattaatattattattagtattatacatTCCCTGCCAGTAAATGTATGCCTTAACTTTATAATAAGGTacatgttagattttttttaactttagcaAACAGAAGGATTCTTTCTATGCCTCTTTTTGAGAGCTCTGTGgatctaatttatttaaaagtgtgtTAAGCATTTTCATCCTATATGTAGTTTTAAATGGCATTCTGTGAGTGGTAAATTGTCAACAATTGATCAGAATTCATTCATTTTGTGAAACAATGTACTTCCTATATCCACTGCCCCTATAAAACAATTTTCCCTTTTGTTTCATGCAATGGCATGTTGGTAAAAGACGATgaaaaaataatccaaaataagTGATAGCCATTTACTATGCAAATGTGTACAGTGCTGCATGCTAATGCTTTATCTGCCTCTGCAACTTAATGGCTTCAAATGGAGTTCAAATGGAATTGTGGGTATTACTTGTGCAGGACGGTATTTGAGAGAAATACAAAACTGCATGCATATTATTCCATTTGCATCGTCAGATTAAAGGGACACTATATGGTTCTGGGAAACAGATGTGTAAGATTTAGTaagttttcttttgtaaaataaatttgaatgtcaaaAGAGTGCTGTGATGATTCATGTCTTTGACCCTCAACTCTTTAAGAGCACATTTTCAGATGCAAAGTAGAATCAATGACATCAGGCCTATTTCAGtcaaaatttaaaacaattataaatattatactataataataatactctaaTGTACATAGCAGTGAGAATCACTTGAATAATTTAACGGTACAGTTCCATTTATAGCCTCCTCTCTCACGCCTATGAAATTGTAGCTTCTAGTAGCGCCATCTGCTGGGAGAACTGTGCATGTTCACTGCATTCATGGCAACAATGATTAACGAAATTAAAAAAGCATGTCAACAGACACTGTGGTTTTAGTACCTTCATTAATAAGTTTTATTACAAATGCTTTCATCAAAGCAAACGTGTGATATACAACATATTCTTATACTCATGTTACACTTTTCaactgaactttctattcagctAGTTATGCTAAATctgtaatgaaaaatatattataattagaaAAAGACTAAATATAAGCATTACCACTTTGTGTATAGTTAGTAAAACTATTCAACCcacttttgaatatatatatatatatatatatatacacagtacatttAGCTGGTGAAAGTCAACTCGGACTGATTATGATTATAGAATGCACATATAAACATTGTGAGGTTAGATTACAGGGTGACTGGTTTCGTCATCCCACCAGGATCTGGATGAGCTTCTGGCTCTTTTGAGGTGCTGGGCTTGACCACCTTGTCACTCTGGGCCCGGTTCTGTTTCTCCCTCTCCAGAGCTTTCTCCATCTCGGTGTAATAATCCAGGGCTTTCCGCACCGGGTCAATGATGTGTTTCTGTAAGGTTAGAAGTAAGAGTTAGAAATTATCATCTTTAAATGTCACTAATCTCAGCCTCTGAAAATAGAAAAATCAATGGATGATGATACATTATCTCATTTATTATTTCAAGTGTTTCTACTAGACATTATGACAGATCTCAACAAATCAAATCGCATGAGATAACTACAGTATTTCAAGTAAGGTGCTTGTGTAGAACGAAAAACTCAATCttaattaaaatcttttaaaaatctgAGGGTAAAAAccatcaaaatatataataaatctgGCAAGTTTGGTGTATGTATGTACTACTGAAGTGGAAATTACGGTACTGGCTAATTTTGAATAAACGACCTTGAAGATATGTTTTGTGATGCAAATGTATAAAgtgtaattaaataaacattccCACTAATCTGTAAGACATaatagcccaaaatctcaaaactgaTCAATGCATGATAAAACTTGGTTTTGCCTGCGCTGCCttgctttacttttttttttttttttgatgtaactGATTATGTCAAATTGTTTTAGTAGTCCTAACTTATTAAAGTGTATGGCGTCTTATTAAAGTGTAAGAATTTCCAGGAACGTTCTCACCTCCAGACAGGGGAAAAGATTAGCCAGTTCAATGAAGAGAGGAAAGAGAACAAAGCGGATGAATCCGGTCTGAGAAGACGGTTTGGTCACTTTGTCTCGATCCATGAATGGAGTGACAGGAAGACCCTCCAACTTCTCCATGTCACTCTAGATgaagattttaaaatgaaagatctttaaaatgaaaattgtattgcACTGCTCCCaacatatattataaaaagtGAACAATATGTACCTGATTAAAGAACTCCTGCAGCAGACAGTCCAGCCACGGTTCTGCCACATCCATGGGTCTGGCCTCATTGGAGATGTCACTTACTTTAATCAGGATCATCATCAACTGTTACAGAAGACAGGAAGTGCCTTTAAGGGGACTGTCACAAAGAACAGCCCTAAAAGCTGAACGTTTAATGTATAGATAATATAGGTCTGCTAAGtacttatatttatgaatatCACTGCTCTTACCACATCTCTGTGATCTTTGTTGCTGAAGTCGAACACAGGGAGAATGGCTTTAAACTTGTTGAGGATCTCAGTATGTCTGGTCATATCAGTAGCAAGAATACACCTACAGTGATGAGAGGTTGCTCGGTTTTTACCTAAAATCTTGGTTTGATATACATATGATTGTGAAGATTATAGAAAAGTaaataatatacttaattatGCCCTCTCTTATTCTTTTGTACTGCTCTGTCGGCAAGTTTCGGAAAATGTTGCTTTCACTCTGAAAAATAATTAACGTTGGTTTTTCATGCATATAGAATATGTGCATGCATACTATACATACACACTGCATAGCAAAGTACAAAAGTGCTATGAGTAATATGCTAGTACAACTATTCCAATGTTGggtgtttattttaaagaaagaaaagaccaATCTCAAACAGCATGCAAATAATTGTCAGTGACATATATAAATGTGTTACATATGCATATGCATAcaagtatatattttacattttaaaaaaatggaaagTCACATAAATGCTGAACATTCTTTATCATTGTACGTCAAGGAgatttttaaagagattttttaaaacattcaaaatgtaaagctTACTATTGTGATTTCAATCTACAGCCAGCGTTTTTACCTTTTCCAGGATTTCAAAAGCTACAGCGCAGTGGTGATTTTCCAGTGGGGAGATGTCATTGTACCTCAAGGCGAGCTCAGTGCGTGCATTAATCTGAAACAGGAGATATTTCCATTGGTTTATGCGGTGTACTGAAAAGCTTGAGACAGCAGCTATCTCACCTGGTATGCATTGTTGTAGCCGGTGTGATCTAGATCGTGACAGATGGCTGAAGTTAGCATGATGAGGAGGTCAATACTGTCAATCTTACTTCTGAGGTCCGTTAGCCATATTAATCCATACATCTGACAAATAGATGGACCCAGATATTAATAACCAGAACTTTTTTCTGTTGGGCCAGTCGATTAAAAACCCTaaaatttgtgtgtatatatatatatatatatactgttggtataaggttggatggatggacagatgactGACCTTCAAAACCATGAACACATAAACAATAATTTCTCTTTTTATGGCTTTGGTAAACTACAACGAGGACCATGTGGCTAGAGAGACTTAATGGGACAATTAAGGAAAACAGACAACTGATTCCAGTAAAATTACAGTTAACGTTTTGGCAGCGAATGATGGCTGTCTGGGGCATGACATCTATTAATCAAGCAGATAGAGAAGTGGATAATTGGAGTGATTGGAAGAATCCTGAGGCTGATTGTGCGCGCTCTTACCATCTGAGTGACGCAGAAGCAGTGCTTGAAGTTGTGGAAGGGGATGTTATTGTAGCGTCGGTACACTTCAAAAAGGAACTGCTGCAGCACATCCAGCTCAATGTTAAAGGTGGAGATGAAGTCCAGATCTGTGTACATCACCTGGAGCAGCACCATGATCTCAGCGTCCTCCCATTGCCTACAACAGCACAAAATCTTTCTATTCTGTTAACCCATTAGACGGAATCATATGATGTTGTACTAATCTGAAGCTGAAGCCTGGTTTCAACAAGTCCACTTGGCAGACTATTTCATTAACGAACATGGAGCTCCAGTCCTTTGCTCACAAGAAGTGCTTTTGATTTGTAAACCTCAAGCAGGACCACTGAATGATTAACATGAAACCCTTCAGGCAGATGAAAGGCCTGATCTCCGCCATGTTCTTTATGCTTAATTTAGAAGTGCTGTGCTGTGCTTCACTAACAATGTCCTATTCATGTATGACAGGTGCAGGACTTTGATGTGACTGCAGCTACTGTGAAGACTCCTTGTTTCTCCATTtatttagaagaagaaaaaacaagtaATATCCaggttaaatatttatatgaaacataAGGGAAAAAAGTGTATGTGCTTTTCTGGTAGCAtgctttgttttgtaaaaaacttACCAGTTATCAAAGGTTGGTGTTTTAAGATACTGTCTCACCTCTTCAGAAACCTCCAGAGAActagaaaaaataaatcagaagcaattatttaatttaatttaatttaatttaatttacacattattttttaaataatgcattttgggAACGTCACCTCA comes from the Carassius gibelio isolate Cgi1373 ecotype wild population from Czech Republic chromosome B9, carGib1.2-hapl.c, whole genome shotgun sequence genome and includes:
- the LOC127965486 gene encoding high affinity cGMP-specific 3',5'-cyclic phosphodiesterase 9A-like, with the translated sequence MATKIIYFTVNGRPEQAEFPTDCPAQDVKDLFRSAAEAGPHDILKLYNTNGSIINISPQLAPNSPHSCYKLEVVAADCNSELLGSDPAVALGFDLFSMEKRLQSLEKRILTEAAETPAIVYEMKRQVESFREKLESVEHLSWLGLFKDMSEGTHKPSPFYHKRTLRKTREECEHVREKFLQMSSLEVSEEVRQYLKTPTFDNWQWEDAEIMVLLQVMYTDLDFISTFNIELDVLQQFLFEVYRRYNNIPFHNFKHCFCVTQMMYGLIWLTDLRSKIDSIDLLIMLTSAICHDLDHTGYNNAYQINARTELALRYNDISPLENHHCAVAFEILEKSESNIFRNLPTEQYKRIREGIIKCILATDMTRHTEILNKFKAILPVFDFSNKDHRDVLMMILIKVSDISNEARPMDVAEPWLDCLLQEFFNQSDMEKLEGLPVTPFMDRDKVTKPSSQTGFIRFVLFPLFIELANLFPCLEKHIIDPVRKALDYYTEMEKALEREKQNRAQSDKVVKPSTSKEPEAHPDPGGMTKPVTL